GAGCAGAACATGACATGAGTGGCCGAGATGTTGATGATAATAGGCTGTACCTGCATAGCTTGCCTAACTTGCAGAAGTTTTCTCGACGGAAAAAGGGACAGCTTGCCTTTGCGATGCCACCTTGCGAATCACTATCGCCTACTGCAGCTTCAATTTCAATTGATTCTTCAGCTGACTCATCTGGTAATGAACCATCCCCTCTTGTTTCTGATAATCTTGATGCTCCGTTGGTCTTAGAAAAGGAGTTAGAACTCAACCGTTCCATCTGCTTTATGTTTTACTATCATTTACAACCCACTGATTTCTTTCCCTCTGGAGGAGACACTAATTCCaaggtgccattctttttcaaagttgTCATCTCCTTTACCATAGCTTCTTTGCATTGCCAATCATTCTCTCCGCATCCAGCTCCTGAAAGACACAATGAGTAGGGAAAAAAGTCACGGAGCATTTCAAGGAATGGGTAAGACTACTAACAGAGAGAAAGTTAGTAGAAAAATTTGGAACATGGAGAACggacaaaagaaaaatggttGGAGAATAACGAATGGAACCTTTTCCCCAAAATAGCAGATAGGGAACCATCAGCTACTCTAACCTTATCCTCACTAGAACACACGTAGAGTAGGAGTCAAAAAAGGATGAACAACCTGTCATATAATCTGTGACACCAGAATCTATTATCTAAGGAAGAGAGGAGGAAGCAATAGATGCACTAGCTGGGATACCTGTGTGAGCAAAGTACGAGGATGTAGTGGAAGTAGAAGCTGTGGAAGATGGGGTATCAAGCCTAGCCATTAGGCGCCTGAGAGTTTGTAACACCCCCTGAGAAAGAGTACCACCACTTTGGGAAGTATTAGACACGGAAGCTTGCAAACGAGCACCACTAGGGTTAGGCAACATGTCAACAGTAGACTCTAAAACATGTGCATGAGAAtgtcagtgttctaaatggcgctcggcgctagtcgggcggcgACCCTCCACTAAGTGCCTAGGCCACCTTGGCTGCCGCATAGGCGCTGACGAGTGATtcggcatttttttttccaaaatatatttttaaggcAATCAAGCCCGCCAAGACAGCCGCCTAGCTCCGCCAAATCTACCTTAGCCGCCAAGTTCTGCCAAGCTCCGCCAAGTCGACCGCCAAGATCCGCCAAATCTCCCTATCCGCCGAACGAGCCGCCGAAGGTGAAATCATGGCACCGAGCTGCCACCGAGCGccggcggccgccatttagaacactagAGAATGCACAGGACCACCACCTTGACTACTTCCTCGTCCACGAGAGGAACGACCGTGTAACTTCCAACAAAATTCCCTCGTATGCTTGGTTTTGTTGCAATAGTCACACCGAAGCAGTTCTTTATCAACAGAGCTACTTTTATTACCAAGCTGACCCTGGGTAGACTTACCATCTCGTGGAGTGGGAATGGCGATCAAGGCAGAGCGATCCGGAATTGGAGGATGGACCATCGCACTCCGTCTactctcctcctgttgaacACATGCATAGGCCTCTCTTAGATATGGAAAAGGAATATGGCCCAACACTTGCACACGAATCGGGTCATATTCCACATCAAGGCcagcaaaaaattcatatatGCTCTCCTTGTCAACCATCTGTTGGAAAGTAGTTGTATCGACAATACAAACAGCTTGAAACCCTTGATAATAATCAAGTTCTTGCCACACTCTATTCAATTCAGCATAATACTTAGCGAGAGATCGGTTGTGTTGATCCAATTTGCGGAGTTTCTTCCTCAACTCAAAAGCCTGAGCATCATTACCTTTCTGGGAATACGTTTGGGCTACAGCAAACTAAATCGTATAAGGTGTGTCCAGAAGCAAAAAGGTATGGCAAATGGTAGGAATCATAGAGTTAAATAGCCAAGACATGGCTGAAGCATTCTGCCAAGTCCATGTCTCAGGTCCAGGAGCTGTTGGTTTTTGAACAGAGCCTGTGATGAAGTTCAACAAGCCAGGGACAGTGATAGCCAAAGTAAAGATGCAAGACTAAAGCAAATAGTTGGAGCCATCCAACTTAATGTGGCAAATATCCAGAGAagagttatccagagtcccAACACGACTCAACTCATTCTTTGTACCTGCGGAAGCATTTTTGGGATCTTCCGACACATCAACATAAAGGTAGCAAAAGACTACGAAAATGCCGCAAGTAAAAGAGATAACCAACTGCCAGACAATACCCCGAAACTGCAGAAAATACCTCAGATGATGACAAACTGTGTAGAATAAAGGAGATGGGGTCCCGAAACACCTTGAATATCCTGACCTAGTTCCAAGCAAGTGTAAACGAAGCTTACCCAGTCCAAACGAGAACAAACAGATCTGACCCAGTCCTTTCCGAGAGCAAACAGTGGTCGCCAGAGGTTGATAGGGCCAGGAAACCACAAATAGGCCATGAAACAGCAAGAATCTGCAACCACGGAGGTCGTCAGAGGGTCACGCTGGTCACCGGACACTGGGTGAAGGTCGCGCTGGTCGTCGGAGGTTCGTATGGTGGTCTCAAGGTCCGGATAGGTTTGGCAGAAGCCAGAAGAAAGTAAACGAAGGTAGGTCGGAGGGTCAAACGGCATCGGTAAAGGCCTGTTGTTGATTGAACGACAAGGCAGAGTAGTGAACATGTTTGATCgtgagctctgataccatgtaaaccgtggggaaaaaggagaacccaaattaggtttctctctctcacactttgTATTTATATGGACAAGAGTAAAAGTACAAATATACCCCTAAGTAACAAATACATAACAAAGTGAACCCTAACTTAACatattcactttgtttggtttagattttagaaagttatttttgagagttggagtggtaatgagtggagagagatagagagaaaaatttattgaaaactgtgccgagagttaaaagttactcCCAAAATGTCAATCCAAGCAAGGTGATTATAACCACTAAATATTTAGGTTAGGTCTCCAGACTCCTATCGTATATAATAACTACTGACGGTGTATGCTTACACACATAGACATATGCTCTATATTATGCTTTTGTCCTAATACTTTTGAAGTTATAAAATTTTTATCCCGGAAAagcttttaaaaattatataaatcACCCTGCCATGTCCCCCAGCGTGTtcccctccaaaaaatattatattttaatggacAGCCACCTGGCATGTCCCCAAAGTGTCGAGACACGCATACGGTGATGCCTGGGAGCATTAATGCTTCATATCTGCCATCTCTCACTTTTTTCTTCGTATTCTGCTGCTTTAAAGATTTCTGACAAAATTCCTTTGACCAGAGTAATGAAGTAATAGAGAAGTCTTTATCATTATCTGATGGTCTGCTTCTCATAATACTTCATTCGAGGTATGGGCTTTGGGCTTGGGAGGTTGAATTGTCTACTTTTACAAATAAAGTTCGCTTATGAGTTTGTTACAAAATTCGATtctagttttaaaaaaaaaactgcagtGTAAggtgttctttttcttttgtatggTTGATGTGTGAGTACGATATGTAAAATAGCATGAAATACCTTTTATTCGTACAATAGTATACCATAGCGTTGTATATGAGAATGTAGGGGGCCTCCCAAAATCTTCCCACTTGCCTCCTACAGGTGGAAGACCATCAGGTGGCATATGGGAAGACCAAGATGAGCAGTAGCATCCTGATTGTGGGACTTGTCAGATAGGGAGATTATATAGCACCTTGTAAAGAGCTAGTTGGCAGCACGTTAATAAGTTGATCAAGGCAGTCCCTTCCATTGTCTTATCTTGCTGAAATTCTTAGAAATATGACATCAGTTGTAGATAATGGTGCACATAgagatttatcaaatattaGGTTTTTTGTGCTCAGATAGAGTTCCCAATTGGCACATTTTATGTAAATATCAGTATGGTGTAGATGGACAATTGGTTAAGTTTTATGGCTATGGTTAAGTTTTATGGCTATAAAAGTTAAATGGCCTACCTTTTACTTTGTTTGTTCGGCTGAGCTCATTTACAGcttgtcctttttcctcttccttCGCTCCTTTGCTTGACCATCATCCCTATTGCTGGAATTTTCCTTGTCCACGCATTGTTTGTCTTGTCTGAAACATATCCTGTTGGTGTCATGCCGTGTTTGACATGGGTATGGTGCTGTATACTGGAGAGTCAATATAAATGTTATTTGGATGTcagttttgagattttgtgcaTGTTTGcgtatttttttgtctttaatcttttcttcttttttttactttttaacaaactttttaactttttgaataGATGTACGCTATATacatcagaaaagtaaaaaaaaaatgattaaaaaatcactaaagacaaaaagaaaaaaaaacacgaatGGCGAAGTAGCAAAAAATTTCTCTCCAGAGAATTTTTTTGAGAGGAGAAAAGAGCAAAGGTCTCAATGTAACATACTAACATACATCCAACCTGTAGATTCCTGAAGTTGTTTTTGCATTCGAAAGTATGCTCGGCTATTTAATTCACCTTAATTGTCCCTTTAAATTTTATCTCATTGATACTTTTACTCCGTATTAATTGACTTCATGATACATTTCTCCTCGTCTTTTTGAAAGTGCAGTTTGATGTCACTTTTCCTGCTCTTCCATGTTCCATACTCAGCCTTGATGCAATGGATATTAGCGGCGAGCGACATCTTGACGTTGTATGTAGTgtaaacagattttttttatgatataCATGGAAATTCGTTAATGTTATCATGCAACTCTCCTTTTTGAGGCCATAATTTACTTGCTCCCAGCCATCAACATTTTCACCTTGGTGGCAACATGACCTGTTTTGCATTGAAGATGCACAGAATAAGTTTTTCTTGTCTTGACCTGGAAATGTTACAAACTTCATTACTGGTGCCAATACCTTTCATACTTTGCTACTGTGAAAGTTAGCAATTTTACGTATAGAATGCAAAACTAATGAATTGTGGAGGCACGGTCAGACTAAGATGAATTCTGAAAATCTCCAATAAAACCCAGGTGGAATTTCCACCTCAGTAGTAGCATGAAAAATACGTTGAACACTTTTGCCCTTGCAGTGatgtttacttttttgtttgCTTGCAGAAACATGACATCATCAAGAAAAGAATTGATTCCCATGGTAATGTAATTGAAACAAGGCAAGAAGGTATTGGCGCTCCAAAGGTCAGTagtaaaatagtttttggaaTCTACCCGTTGTTTATGTATCTGTGATATTgtgtttttttactttattttatttcggGCTTAATTTAAAGTGTGGGAAGGAATGAGAATTGACCATTGCCCCTCCTGTTTTCTGTCAAATGTGCTTGTATTTCACATCTTTTAGGGATTTGTGGCCCAACTGTGAACTTGCTCGAGTAGTATTTGCTTAATAAGCCAATAAGCAAATAAGCAAGGTAACCAAACAAGGCCTAAGTGGTACtgaatggcatttttgtaactCATAAGAGGTTCTGGCAGAAGGTGGCTCCTTTTGATTGAGACTAAATCTTCAGGccgaccttttttttttgttgttgtagcTGTTTTATGAAACAGGTTGGCTCTAAAATCTATCCACAGTGGCATGTTCCATAATGAATCCTCTCCCTTTTTCACCTCGGCGAGCTATTCTTCTTTTTGAACTGTTTCTTTCCCCCTTTCCCTTGTATGAATGCTGACATTCTTGTCAATGAAACAGATTGAAAAGCCCTTACAAAAACATGGTGGGAGGCTTGAACAAAATGAAACATACTGTGGATCATGCTTCGGTGCTGAAGCGGTATATGCTTTTCTGTGGCCTTGTGCATTGATGTTTTGCTAAATCTCTACTATAGAGTATATAAGAATGTGCTTAAAAGCTTATGGATTGTTAACTTTGTCATATTTCAGCAGATTTTCATAATAGTTTAGTGTGGAAGAAACACCTTTCATGGAGGATTCTCTtataaattttaagaaaaacatTGATACAGACACGGGTATTAAgtacaaaaatagaaaatttatctatttgtttttgttgatcTGGTTTTTATAATCACTTTGCTATGATGCAGTGCAACTTCAGTCCATTGAGGGAAGaggtttcttttttctgttgctTATGTAGCTTCCCACTTTCTTGCTATGTTGCAGTCAGATGATGAATGTTGTAATTCTTGTGAAGAAGTTCGTGAAGCATATCGAAAGAAAGGTTGGGCAGTGTCAAATCCAGATTTGATCGACCAGGTCTGCTAGTGTTTCTGTGTTACTTCAGCCaaaagtttttgttttattctacACAAGTTCCCATGTCCGCCTTCCGTCTTAGGGCATGCTTGCAGTGTACAACTCTGAAGTTGTTTAATCATTGTCACGCTCTTACAAAATCCAAGCTATTTTGTCTTCTGTAAGCTAGCATGGCCTTGGCGTAAAGTCAACATGTCTATCCATGATTTTAGTCTTGACACAAGTTATATCTTTTTACTGTTTCCCATGGTTAAGACTGAATTACCTATTAAAGTGATGCCTCTTCTTCCTCCCCATTGACATAATATACTGGGTATTTATCATGTCTTGATTATGCCAGACAGAAGGTTTGCAACCTCTTATCATGGCTTTGAGCGTAATTATATTGTTGCTATTTCCGATTTTACATGTGATGTTCAGTGCAAAAGAGAGGGTTTTTTACAAAGGATTAAAGATGAAGATGGTGAAGGATGTAACATATATGGGTTCTTGGAAGTCAATAAGGTAGCCGGAAATTTCCACTTTGCACCAGGCAAAAGTTTTGACCATGCTGGTGTTCACATGCACGATCTGCTGGCTTTTCAGAAGGATAGTTTCAACGTAAGAAAAAAAGTTCCAGTTGGATATGTAGTGTTGCTTTAAAATGTGTGTTGTCATATGCAGAGTATATTTCTGCATACAAGACTAACAAGACCAAAAACAATATGTTGGTTTCCCTTTATCTCAtggtatatgtatatgtacttAGAAGTATTATACAAGTGCTAAAAACCCGTAAAACAATTTATCTTCTTCCTTTTATCTCATGTTTTATTGAAGAAGCCCTTTCCTTATATCAAATCAATCTGATACAGATAAGTCACAAGATCAATAGATTAGCTTTCGGAGAATATTTCCCAGGTGTTGTGAATCCTCTTGATGGGTAATTATCATTCTGCTTGTCTTGTGCATTACTGTGTTGGTCGGTATGTTCCTATAATGCCTTTGCTGATACTTCTTTGTTATTTCCTATTGCTTCAACTTGCAGTGTACATTGGACACAAGAGACACCAAGTGGAATGTACCAATATTTTGTCAAGGTTAGTCTTTTATACATGAATAACTTTCAGTGCCTACAGATTGTTGTACTATACATGGTTTTC
The sequence above is drawn from the Rhododendron vialii isolate Sample 1 chromosome 6a, ASM3025357v1 genome and encodes:
- the LOC131329198 gene encoding uncharacterized protein LOC131329198, with the translated sequence MDNIMGKIRSLDAYPKINEDFYSRTLPGGVITLASSIVMLLLFISELSLYLHAVTETKLVVDTSRGETLRINFDVTFPALPCSILSLDAMDISGERHLDVKHDIIKKRIDSHGNVIETRQEGIGAPKIEKPLQKHGGRLEQNETYCGSCFGAEASDDECCNSCEEVREAYRKKGWAVSNPDLIDQCKREGFLQRIKDEDGEGCNIYGFLEVNKVAGNFHFAPGKSFDHAGVHMHDLLAFQKDSFNISHKINRLAFGEYFPGVVNPLDGVHWTQETPSGMYQYFVKVVPTVYTDVSGHTIQSNQFSVTEHFRSGQVGQLQSLPGVFFFYDLSPIKVTFTEEHVSFLHFLTSVCAIVGGVFTVSGILDSFIYHGQRAIKKKMEIGKFS